In Parus major isolate Abel chromosome 1, Parus_major1.1, whole genome shotgun sequence, the following proteins share a genomic window:
- the LOC107201466 gene encoding interleukin-5 receptor subunit alpha-like — protein sequence MACVTANSVLLILSFFQCKTLFSTILASGQEDIKDALRLHNILWATKNDSRVILSWSNNLTKEETRKYTVKYILIYKFFNTTKEKKERLEEKEKIIHLKLHSGFNAKVKTQLFAKETEDIIKESDWTEFTYKAPPVYIQNLSCIIYNISFFNCTWNIKAEAPEDIQIFTSYRHVGKVFACQKYIKNASNKNIGCNMREIHFQPSRKINLNITVRNLKNGSRGLSYYKAFTPQTIEKLNPPINVSVSLENRSIKIHWKPPPTIGSARKKCFLYQVKITDHKIVNVTAENYKYSFHKPEKKCAAQVRVKKETCIANKVWSEWSEPVFINDEKMVDILLLSLSLLCPLVFLGGLMIYACRRYRCLEVLTTPVPHPSDHIKTWLADETHHQQHMPMQMEMHSEVTLGTLEENRDENIQPQKCLKEFVLEDL from the exons ATGGCATGTGTTACAGCCAATTCTGTCCTGCTGATATTAAGCTTTTTCCAGTGTAAGACACTATTTTCCACAATCCTGGCAAGTGGACAAGAAGACATAAAGG ATGCACTTAGACTACATAATATTCTGTGGGCCACCAAGAATGATTCAAGAGTTATTTTGTCTTGGAGCAATAACCTGACAAAAGAAGAAACCAGGAAATACACTGTGAAgtatattttgatttataaGTTCTTCAATAccactaaagaaaaaaaa GAAAgactggaggagaaggaaaagataatACATCTTAAATTACATTCTGGTTTTAATGCTAAGGTTAAGACACAACTTTttgcaaaagaaacagaagacatAATTAAGGAGAGTGACTGGACAGAATTTACTTACAAGGCACCTCCAG TCTACATTCAGAATCTTTCGTGCATCATatataacatttcttttttcaattgCACCTGGAACATTAAAGCAGAAGCTCCTGAAGATATCCAGATCTTTACCTCATACAG ACATGTAGGAAAAGTTTTTGCATGccagaaatatataaaaaatgcaagtaacaaaaatattggCTGCAATATGAGAGAAATACATTTCCAACcatcaaggaaaataaatttaaatataactgtcagaaatttgaaaaatggtTCAAGAGGACTGTCTTATTACAAAGCTTTCACACCTCAGACAATAG agaaactgaACCCACCAATCAACGTCTCAGTTTCCCTTGAAAACAGAAGTATTAAAATTCACTGGAAACCTCCACCTACTATTGGTTCAGcaaggaaaaagtgttttttgtACCAAGTGAAAATAACAGATCATAAG ATTGTAAATGTCACTGCAGAGAACTATAAGTATTCATTTCataagccagaaaaaaaatgtgcgGCACAAGTAAGGGTAAAGAAAGAGACTTGCATAGCAAACAAGGTCTGGAGTGAATGGAGTGAACCAGTATTTATTAACGATG aaaagatgGTGGATATCCTGCTACTAAGCCTCTCATTGCTTTGTCCTCTGGTTTTCCTTGGAGGTTTGATGATATATGCATGTAGAAG GTATAGATGCCTGGAAGTTCTAACCACGCCTGTTCCACATCCTTCAGATCATATCAAAACGTGGTTAGCAGATGAGACTCACCACCAG CAACATATGCCAATGCAAATGGAGATGCACTCAGAGGTTACTCTTGGAACACTAGAAGAGAACAGAGATGAGAACATTCAACCACAGAAGTGTTTGAAGGAATTTGTCTTAGAAGATCTATAG